In Cytophagales bacterium, one DNA window encodes the following:
- a CDS encoding type II toxin-antitoxin system PemK/MazF family toxin: MKTGDIILIPFPFAQSTNVKVRPAIVIAQTKDKFKDIILAAISSVIPKTISGNEIIIEPNETNKLRTKSVIKVDRIVTLKKGDMIAQLGKLSKSELITFKNIFQNLVK, translated from the coding sequence ATGAAAACAGGTGATATCATCCTTATTCCCTTTCCTTTTGCCCAATCGACAAATGTAAAAGTAAGACCAGCAATCGTAATTGCCCAAACAAAAGATAAGTTTAAAGACATTATTTTAGCTGCAATTAGTTCGGTTATTCCAAAAACAATATCAGGGAATGAAATTATAATTGAACCCAACGAAACAAATAAGTTAAGGACAAAATCAGTTATCAAGGTGGACAGAATAGTAACTTTGAAAAAAGGGGACATGATAGCGCAACTTGGAAAACTCTCAAAATCTGAATTGATAACATTCAAAAATATTTTTCAAAATTTGGTAAAATAA